A region from the Medicago truncatula cultivar Jemalong A17 chromosome 6, MtrunA17r5.0-ANR, whole genome shotgun sequence genome encodes:
- the LOC11412675 gene encoding uncharacterized protein, translated as MDLFRNPSSLKSNRMDQSLGVAKLVLMSIGIISTLILFKVAIIPYTFDLVLSTLPQLWFSIRTWFTIPFLYIIVNFIIITIVFSSNFSHKSNSSITFSDLKQTTTILETTTNPIEQENQTNEPHQEEKVVEEIEEQEQDEKRVVDVKDSELFCDEFITHPSQKKCSKEDYSLTDSDDKVKDFELFFNKFITDPIQEKRCNDYNSPDSGDKGDDDSLEATWKAIMEGQEKTKKPYLKKSDTWTARIVKAEPFRNNGGCGFGSGDDDPVAWAERELKKSETFNDRASLKREKSMSPEELNKRAEAFIKKFNNQMKLQRLESYQRFLKLVNPGA; from the coding sequence ATGGATCTTTTTCGAAACCCATCTTCTCTAAAATCAAACAGAATGGATCAATCTTTAGGGGTTGCAAAACTTGTGCTCATGTCTATAGGAATCATCTCAACTCTTATTTTGTTCAAAGTTGCAATAATTCCATACACATTTGATCTTGTTCTTTCAACTCTTCCTCAACTTTGGTTCTCAATAAGAACATGGTTTACAATCCCTTTCCTTTACATCATTGTTAACTTCATCATCATTACCATTGTATTTTCTTCAAACTTCTCCCACAAAAGCAATAGCAGCATAACTTTTTCTGATCTCAAGCAAACAACCACCATTTTAGAAACTACCACCAATCCAATTGAGCAAGAAAACCAAACCAATGAACCACATCAAGAAGAAAAAGTGgttgaagaaattgaagaacaagaacaagatgaGAAAAGAGTTGTTGATGTCAAAGACTCTGAATTGTTCTGTGACGAATTCATCACTCACCCATCACAGAAAAAATGCAGCAAGGAGGACTATTCCTTGACAGATTCTGATGATAAAGTTAAAGACTTTGAATTGttcttcaacaaattcatcactgATCCAATACAGGAAAAACGCTGCAACGATTATAACTCCCCGGATTCCGGCGATAAAGGTGATGATGACAGTTTGGAAGCAACATGGAAAGCTATAATGGAAGGACAAGAGAAAACAAAGAAGCCATATCTAAAGAAAAGTGACACTTGGACTGCAAGGATTGTGAAAGCCGAACCATTTCGTAACAATGGTGGTTGTGGTTTTGGTAGTGGTGATGATGATCCTGTTGCTTGGGCTGAAAGGGAGTTGAAAAAGTCTGAAACTTTCAATGATAGAGCTtcattgaaaagagaaaaatcaaTGAGTCCTGAGGAATTGAATAAAAGAGCTGAAGCTTTTATCAAGAAGTTTAATAATCAGATGAAGTTGCAGAGGCTTGAATCTTATCAGCGTTTTCTGAAATTGGTTAACCCTGGTGCTTGA
- the LOC11415081 gene encoding blue copper protein, producing the protein MRPVWAVKAMFVVVLASILFRCVCGGNHTVGGASAWDLESNMQDWASTESFNVGDDLVFTYTPLYDVIEVNQQGYNTCTIANAISTHNTGETVIHLTESGTRYFVCGRMGHCQQGLKLEVKVQAQSNNTGTSPPPSSAPRPHSPPSPPNGDSPPSPPHSDSPPSPPDAHAKAPCDCSCADEGRLGVPLITLVIILAFAWSSFFVHLSAIN; encoded by the exons ATGAGGCCAGTCTGGGCAGTGAAAGCTATGTTCGTGGTCGTCTTGGCTTCGATTCTCTTCCGTTGCGTTTGTGGTGGTAACCACACCGTTGGTGGTGCTTCCGCCTGGGATCTTGAATCCAATATGCAGGATTGGGCTTCCACTGAGAGCTTCAACGTCGGCGACGATCTCG TGTTTACTTACACACCGTTATACGACGTGATCGAGGTAAACCAACAAGGCTACAACACATGTACAATAGCAAATGCCATTTCCACACACAACACTGGAGAAACAGTGATCCACCTCACTGAATCAGGAACACGCTACTTCGTTTGTGGCAGAATGGGTCATTGTCAACAAGGCCTCAAACTTGAAGTCAAAGTTCAAGCTCAGTCCAACAACACTGGAACTTCTCCTCCACCTAGTTCTGCACCACGCCCTCATTCTCCTCCTAGTCCACCGAATGGTGATTCTCCTCCTAGTCCACCACACAGTGATTCTCCTCCTAGTCCTCCAGATGCACATGCTAAAGCGCCTTGTGATTGTTCTTGTGCAGATGAGGGTCGTTTGGGTGTTCCATTGATTACACTCGTAATCATCTTAGCTTTCGCTTGGTCTTCTTTTTTTGTTCACCTTTCAGCTATCAACTAG